A DNA window from Zonotrichia albicollis isolate bZonAlb1 chromosome 2, bZonAlb1.hap1, whole genome shotgun sequence contains the following coding sequences:
- the PLCXD1 gene encoding PI-PLC X domain-containing protein 1 isoform X1 — protein sequence MKHETAKGDKMSFRHLLTEQGSVGDRSSSYQSAEPEDGTPYEVPEHIPMEGPLQTFVHVCHENGQWMSQLPEKLWDIPLYNLALPGSHDTMTYCLDKRSAVSGNESKLVKFLNKCLPCIVHPIIMKWSITQVLTVTEQLEAGVRYLDFRIAHKANDPSMNLYFVHMVYTTVTVQDILWEILRWLETHPQEVVIIACRNFDGLTKRLHNHLVACIKEIFQCKLCPRNVVPTLRTLWHLGHQVIVSYEEEMELGKHCELWPPIPYWWGNKTSTRALIRYLERMKRMGRPGKFFVAGINLTENLRYILVHPFGSLKKMTLQSLPCLKIWIKQQHPGPKRKCINIIAGDFIGNNDFVKDVIELNTKINLPLLCQSEVEQIGFNSQLPDL from the exons ATGAAGCATGAAACAGCAAAAGGTGACAAAATGAGCTTCAGACATCTGTTGACTGAACAAGGGTCTGTGGGGGACAGAAGCTCATCATATCAAAGTGCAGAGCCAGAGGATGG AACACCCTATGAAGTCCCAGAGCACATACCAATGGAAGGCCCTTTGCAAACCTTTGTTCACGTGTGCCATGAAAATGGCCAATGGATGTCACAGTTACCAGAGAAGCTCTGGGATATTCCCCTCTATAACTTAGCTCTTCCAG GGAGTCACGACACTATGACCTACTGTTTGGATAAACGCTCTGCTGTTAGTGGCAATGAGTCCAAGCTGGTGAAGTTTTTAAACAAATGTCTGCCCTGCATTGTGCACCCCATTATCATGAAGTGGTCTATAACACAG GTCCTGACTGTGACAGAGCAACTTGAGGCTGGAGTTCGATACCTGGATTTCAGGATTGCCCACAAGGCTAATGATCCTTCTATGAATTTGTACTTCGTGCATATGGTTTACACAACTGTTACTGTGCAG GATATTCTGTGGGAAATATTGAGGTGGTTAGAAACTCATCCTCAGGAAGTTGTTATCATAGCCTGCAGGAATTTTGATGGATTAACCAAAAGACTTCATAATCATCTTGTTGCCTGTATAAAAGAGATTTTCCAGTGTAAACTGTGTCCTAGAAAT GTGGTGCCCACGCTGCGGACCTTGTGGCACCTCGGCCACCAGGTTATAGTCTCGTACGAAGAGGAGATGGAACTGGGGAAGCACTGTGAGCTGTGGCCTCCCATCCCGTACTGGTGGGGAAACAAAACCTCCACTCGCGCTCTTATCCGGTATTTGGAGCGCATGAAGCGGATGGGCCGGCCAG GAAAATTCTTTGTGGCAGGTATTAACCTTACTGAAAATTTAAGGTATATTCTCGTACACCCATTTGGATCATTGAAGAAAATGACACTCCAGAGTCTTCCATGTTTGAAAATTTGGATAAAGCAGCAGCATCCAGGaccaaaaagaaaatgtattaaCATCATTGCTGGAGACTTTATAGGAAACAATGATTTTGTCAAAGATGTGATAGAACTTAACACAAAAATTAATCTTCCATTGCTCTGTCAGAGTGAAGTGGAACAAATAGGATTTAATTCTCAGCTTCCTGATCTATGA
- the PLCXD1 gene encoding PI-PLC X domain-containing protein 1 isoform X2 — MEGPLQTFVHVCHENGQWMSQLPEKLWDIPLYNLALPGSHDTMTYCLDKRSAVSGNESKLVKFLNKCLPCIVHPIIMKWSITQVLTVTEQLEAGVRYLDFRIAHKANDPSMNLYFVHMVYTTVTVQDILWEILRWLETHPQEVVIIACRNFDGLTKRLHNHLVACIKEIFQCKLCPRNVVPTLRTLWHLGHQVIVSYEEEMELGKHCELWPPIPYWWGNKTSTRALIRYLERMKRMGRPGKFFVAGINLTENLRYILVHPFGSLKKMTLQSLPCLKIWIKQQHPGPKRKCINIIAGDFIGNNDFVKDVIELNTKINLPLLCQSEVEQIGFNSQLPDL; from the exons ATGGAAGGCCCTTTGCAAACCTTTGTTCACGTGTGCCATGAAAATGGCCAATGGATGTCACAGTTACCAGAGAAGCTCTGGGATATTCCCCTCTATAACTTAGCTCTTCCAG GGAGTCACGACACTATGACCTACTGTTTGGATAAACGCTCTGCTGTTAGTGGCAATGAGTCCAAGCTGGTGAAGTTTTTAAACAAATGTCTGCCCTGCATTGTGCACCCCATTATCATGAAGTGGTCTATAACACAG GTCCTGACTGTGACAGAGCAACTTGAGGCTGGAGTTCGATACCTGGATTTCAGGATTGCCCACAAGGCTAATGATCCTTCTATGAATTTGTACTTCGTGCATATGGTTTACACAACTGTTACTGTGCAG GATATTCTGTGGGAAATATTGAGGTGGTTAGAAACTCATCCTCAGGAAGTTGTTATCATAGCCTGCAGGAATTTTGATGGATTAACCAAAAGACTTCATAATCATCTTGTTGCCTGTATAAAAGAGATTTTCCAGTGTAAACTGTGTCCTAGAAAT GTGGTGCCCACGCTGCGGACCTTGTGGCACCTCGGCCACCAGGTTATAGTCTCGTACGAAGAGGAGATGGAACTGGGGAAGCACTGTGAGCTGTGGCCTCCCATCCCGTACTGGTGGGGAAACAAAACCTCCACTCGCGCTCTTATCCGGTATTTGGAGCGCATGAAGCGGATGGGCCGGCCAG GAAAATTCTTTGTGGCAGGTATTAACCTTACTGAAAATTTAAGGTATATTCTCGTACACCCATTTGGATCATTGAAGAAAATGACACTCCAGAGTCTTCCATGTTTGAAAATTTGGATAAAGCAGCAGCATCCAGGaccaaaaagaaaatgtattaaCATCATTGCTGGAGACTTTATAGGAAACAATGATTTTGTCAAAGATGTGATAGAACTTAACACAAAAATTAATCTTCCATTGCTCTGTCAGAGTGAAGTGGAACAAATAGGATTTAATTCTCAGCTTCCTGATCTATGA